In Colletotrichum higginsianum IMI 349063 chromosome 3, whole genome shotgun sequence, a genomic segment contains:
- a CDS encoding GA4 desaturase, which translates to MALDKIASNLSKVSGSASLDSPRQVLGSFNYYNGSGIPALNDLTIIEGTSPDNKTYQLPVTDLRSLPTPLSSYTHEKHGFQIVRQPLPISPSPAAVHDHRVMTKEYYPSMTALLKKTLGARCAVVRKHSLRDIPDWAPVGMNPEIGFEIESLAPFSIAHSDYTPAGARGHFRAMKEPDWFVENDVTDGSTTAAERDEFFRLRRAIIDAEDRAVAEAGIGPEVVRGQRAQPRGGHWDWDGANYKGPRYAFFSIWRAWETVRRDPLAVMDMSRPVSRKVEYAPLTRTYRDRPGCVPFYYSQNALIRPLGWRRRRRDSGFEAGAHGDDDDDDDATGDGEPAWCYLSEQTPEEVYFLKFYDSEALVRRGKGQDDVQLLCRGGGDGADSEEL; encoded by the exons ATGGCGTTAGACAAGATTGCATCAAATCTGTCCAAGGTCTCGGGATCTGCTTCTCTCGACAGTCCGCGGCAGGTTTTGGGCTCTTTCAACTACTACAATGGCTCTGGCATCCCCGCTCTCAACGACCTCACCATCATCGAAGGAACATCGCCGGACAACAAGACATACCAGTTGCCCGTGACAGACCTGCGCtccctccccacccccctATCCAGCTACACGCACGAGAAGCATGGGTTCCAGATTGTGCGTCAACCCCTCCCCATCTCCCCTTCGCCGGCCGCGGTCCACGACCACAGGGTGATGACGAAGGAGTACTACCCCTCCATGACGGCCCTGCTGAAGAAGACCCTCGGCGCGCGCTGCGCCGTCGTGCGCAAGCACTCCCTGCGCGACATACCGGACTGGGCGCCCGTGGGCATGAACCCGGAAATCGGGTTCGAGATCGAGTCCCTGGCCCCCTTCAGCATCGCGCACTCGGACTACACGCCGGCGGGGGCGCGCGGGCACTTCCGCGCGATGAAGGAGCCCGACTGGTTCGTCGAGAACGACGTGACGGacgggtcgacgacggcggcggagcgcGACGAGTTCTTCCGGCTGCGACGGGCGatcatcgacgccgaagaccgcgccgtcgccgaagccggcaTCGGGCCGGAGGTGGTGCGGGGCCAGCGGGCGCAGCCGAGGGGCGGCCactgggactgggacggCGCCAACTACAAGGGTCCGCGGTATGCCTTCTTCAGCATCTGGCGCGCGTGGGAGACGGTCCGTCGGGACCCGTTGGCCGTCATGGACATGAGCCGCCCCGTGTCCCGGAAGGTCGAGTACGCCCCCCTGACGCGGACGTACCGGGACCGCCCGGGGTGTGTGCCGTTTTACTACAGCCAGAACGCGCTGATCCGACCCCTgggatggaggaggaggaggagagactCCGGGTTCGAGGCAGGGGCCCatggggacgacgacgacgacgacgacgcgacAGGGGACGGCGAGCCCGCGTGGTGTTACCTCAGCGAGCAGACGCCCGAGGAGGTCTACTTTCTCAAGTTCTACGACAGCGAGGCCCTGGTGCGCAGGGGCAAGGGGCAGGACGACGTTCAGTTGCTGT GTCGAGGGggcggagacggcgccgactcgGAGGAGCTGTGA